TTGAAAATCATTCATTTATCGATACCCTTTTCTCCCAAACTGCATTAATTTAAATACTTTCCTTATTTTTTTATAGAGATTACCGATTCAGATATGCATTTCTAATTTCATTCACAAATGGCTGGATATGGTTGAAAAATATTTTATATCCTTTACAAAGATAGTTCAATCCATTCTCGCCATCAGGAGTTTCAGTGAATCGATTTTTAGGACACTCTCCATTACACATTTCTAATACCTCACAATTTAAACAATATCTCGGAAGACTATCCCATTTATCTTTTCCAAATGCAACCTGTCGCGAGCTATTTAGCATGGTGCTTAAAGAAGTGTATTTAATATTCCCAATCAAATGTGCCGGATTAACAAAATGATCGCAAGTATAAAAATCACCATTCTGTTCTATCACGGGGACTCCTCCGCATGTTTTTCTGAATATGCACAGGCTATGCTCTTGTTCAAAAGCTGTGCGTGCTGCTTCTTCGATAATTTGAATTTTTATTTCTCCAATATCTTTGGCTTTCCATTCATCAAAAATAGCACATAAAAACTGACCATATTTTTCGGCCGAAACGCTTTCAGGGATTATGAAGCCATTCCTGCGGTCAACAAGTGGTAGAAAACTGATATATTTGGTGCCAAGAGTTTTAAAAAAATCATATAAATATAGGGGTACACCAACATTTTTAGAATGGACAACACATAGAATCTCAAAAAAAATCTTATGCTTTTTTAAAAGTTCAATACCTCGAATGGTTTTGCTGAATGAAGATTGATTATCCGGGGTTCGCCTGAACAAATCATGTATTTCTCCCGGCCCATCAATACTTACCCCGACTGTAAAATTCTCTTTGGCTAAAAATTGGCACCATTCAACATTGAGTAAGGTCCCATTTGTTTGAATACCATTGATTATGTGGCTATTTGCTGGTTGATGTTTTTTTTGTAGTTGAATAATTTTCTTAAAATAATCAATGCCTAAAAGTGTGGGTTCACCGCCATGCCACGAAAATACGATCGTAGAAGAGGATGCTGCTTCTATGTGCTGAATGATATATTGTTCAAGCGTATCATCATTCATTATTCTTTTACCGGATTCAGGATAAAGATTGATTTTGTTCAAGTAGTAACAATAACTGCAACTCAAATTGCAACTTGCCCCTATCGGTTTTGCAAACACCTGAAATTCCTGTAAGTCATTCGCCATTATTATAAAATCGACATGAATTTAATATTACTAATAAAATTACAACAACCAATGTTATTAGGATTTAATTTGTAAATTTGATACTTATTTAAAATGATTATAAATTATGAAAACACCACATAGAGTAAATTATTATTACGCCATTTTTTTATTATTAATAGGCCTTTTTGGCTTGATTGCTCGCTATATGAGCGATGGGGATATTCAAGTAACTTCATTGATTCCGGCATTTTTTGGGTTTATCCTTCTGTTTTTTACCAAAGGGATTAAAAACGATAATGCGCTAATCGCTCATTTAGCTGTTGTTCTAACATTCGTTCTTGCAGCTGTAGTGACTTATATGTTCGTTAAAAACCTATCAGCTGATTATATCGGTACTCGAAAGTTTTTCATCTTCTTGGTTACCGGGTTGGTATCTTACATTGTTCTGGGAATTTATTTGGCTGGTTTTATCGATAAAAAACGTAAAGTTTAATGAAAACAGCTTATTAAGTTTATCTCTACCACTAGTATTGGTTAAGTTGAATCCTTTTTATTATTGAAGATACCAAGCAGAATCAGATTTATATGATTTGAGCCAAAGCAGAATGAACAATTGATGTATTTTTGTAAAAAATTAGAATTCTATGAGCCCATTACCAGCTAATTTAAATGCCAGAAAGTTTTATTTCAATGATACTTCTTTTAATGTATTGATGAAAAAGCGCATTTATCATGTGCTATTGATCGCAAGTGCGTATGATACTTTTATTTTGGAAGATGATGGCAGGATTGATGAGCAAATTTTTAATGAATATGTTTCTTTAAACTTACGATATCCTCCTCAGTTTATACAAGCTGCATCGCAGGAAGAGGCATTTGCATTGCTTAAAACTGAAAAAATCGACCTTATCATCACAATGCTAAGTGCCGAAAAGCGGGATACTTTTGATCTGGCTTCAAATATCAAAGTCAAATATCCTGATATCCCAATTGTAGTGTTAACCCCTTTTTCCAGAGAAGTTTCTTTAAAAATTGATCAATCGGATCTAAGTGCGATCGATTACATTTTTAGCTGGCTTGGGAATGCAGATATTTTATTGGCGATTATTAAGCTTATCGAGGATAAAATGAATGTTGAATCTGATATTGAAAATGTGGGGGTACAAACGATACTCCTCGTAGAAGATTCTATTCGGTTTTATTCGTCCTATCTGCCAAATATTTACAAAATAATATTTAAGCAGTCTAAAATGTTTATGACAGAAGGCTTAAATGAGCATCAACAGATGCTACGTATGAGAGGAAGACCGAAAATATTGCTCGCAACTAACTATGAAGAGGCAGTAGCCTTTTATGATAAGTACAAAAGAAATATGCTTGGGATCATTTCTGACATGGCTTATAAGCGTGAGGGTATCCTGGATAAACAGGCAGGCATTAAATTGTACGAAAAGGTTAAAAAGGACGACATCTACATGCCTCTGCTCTTGCAATCATCGGATGTTGGAAATGCAAAACTGGCTAAAAAACTTAAAGTAGGGTTCATCAATAAAAACTCTAAAACCCTTTCTATTGAACTAAGAAATTTTATACGCGAATACTTTGCTTTTGGAGACTTTATCTTTATTGATCCTGATACCGGCAAGGAAATTGCCCGTGCAACTGATTTAAAAGCATTACAAGAGATCATCTTTCCAATACCGGATCGTTCGCTTGAATATCACGTAAGTAGGAATCACTTGTCAAAATGGATGCGTGCACGGGCATTATTTCCCTTGGCAGAATTACTAGTCGATATCAGATTAGAGGATTTTAATGATATGGATGAAATCAAACGATTTATTTTTGATGCAATTGGGAGCTTCAGGTTAAATAAAGCACGAGGAGTTATTGCCGAGTTTTATAGGGATCGTTTTGATGAATATTTAACTTTTACCCGAATTGGTGAAGGTTCCATTGGTGGTAAAGCACGAGGGTTGGCATTTTTGGATGCACTCATCAAAAGAAAACATTTGTATGATAAATATGAAGGTTTGATTATTACAATTCCTAGAACAGTAGTTCTAGGCACAGATGTCTTTGATGAGTTCATGGAGGAAAATGATTTGCATAAAATTGCTTTATCCGATTTAAAGGATGAAGAAATCTTAAAGCATTTTATTGAAGCAAGACTTCCCTTCAGGATTCATGAGGATCTTTATACCTTCATATCATTTATAAAAAACCCCATTGCGGTCAGATCCTCCAGCTTATTGGAAGATAGCCATTATCAGCCATTCGCAGGAATTTATTCTACTTACATGCTCCCGAATATAATGGATGATGATCGATTAATGATTAACATGCTGGGAGATGCTATTAAAAGTGTTTATGCTTCCGCTTTTTATAAAGATAGTAAAGCATATATGACAGCAACTTCCAATGTTATTGATGAAGAAAAAATGGGAATAGTACTTC
This window of the Bacteroidota bacterium genome carries:
- a CDS encoding anaerobic sulfatase maturase; this encodes MANDLQEFQVFAKPIGASCNLSCSYCYYLNKINLYPESGKRIMNDDTLEQYIIQHIEAASSSTIVFSWHGGEPTLLGIDYFKKIIQLQKKHQPANSHIINGIQTNGTLLNVEWCQFLAKENFTVGVSIDGPGEIHDLFRRTPDNQSSFSKTIRGIELLKKHKIFFEILCVVHSKNVGVPLYLYDFFKTLGTKYISFLPLVDRRNGFIIPESVSAEKYGQFLCAIFDEWKAKDIGEIKIQIIEEAARTAFEQEHSLCIFRKTCGGVPVIEQNGDFYTCDHFVNPAHLIGNIKYTSLSTMLNSSRQVAFGKDKWDSLPRYCLNCEVLEMCNGECPKNRFTETPDGENGLNYLCKGYKIFFNHIQPFVNEIRNAYLNR
- a CDS encoding phosphoenolpyruvate synthase, with the translated sequence MSPLPANLNARKFYFNDTSFNVLMKKRIYHVLLIASAYDTFILEDDGRIDEQIFNEYVSLNLRYPPQFIQAASQEEAFALLKTEKIDLIITMLSAEKRDTFDLASNIKVKYPDIPIVVLTPFSREVSLKIDQSDLSAIDYIFSWLGNADILLAIIKLIEDKMNVESDIENVGVQTILLVEDSIRFYSSYLPNIYKIIFKQSKMFMTEGLNEHQQMLRMRGRPKILLATNYEEAVAFYDKYKRNMLGIISDMAYKREGILDKQAGIKLYEKVKKDDIYMPLLLQSSDVGNAKLAKKLKVGFINKNSKTLSIELRNFIREYFAFGDFIFIDPDTGKEIARATDLKALQEIIFPIPDRSLEYHVSRNHLSKWMRARALFPLAELLVDIRLEDFNDMDEIKRFIFDAIGSFRLNKARGVIAEFYRDRFDEYLTFTRIGEGSIGGKARGLAFLDALIKRKHLYDKYEGLIITIPRTVVLGTDVFDEFMEENDLHKIALSDLKDEEILKHFIEARLPFRIHEDLYTFISFIKNPIAVRSSSLLEDSHYQPFAGIYSTYMLPNIMDDDRLMINMLGDAIKSVYASAFYKDSKAYMTATSNVIDEEKMGIVLQEICGKKYGDRFYPVISGVARSINFYPIEPEKPEDGIANIALGLGKYVVDGGQTLRFSPRFPKKVLQNSSPEMALQQSQKTFYALDLNPNTFKPSVDDSHNLIKLRITDAEKDGSIRHIASTYDFQNNIVRDGINYEGKKIITFSSILKHETFPLAEILDDILKIGQSEMGKPIEIEFAVELNHTNNRPKVFNLLQIRPIVDNNQSIQDDLKNVSKEETVIISNSALGNGIHSNIFDFIYVKPASFDAKNNNEIALAVEKLNVEFLKDKKHYILVGPGRWGSSDPWLGIPVKWSQISAARVIVESGLKDYRIDPSQGTHFFQNLTSFRVGYFTINPFKNDGFYDLDYLEKQEAVYEDEYLRHLRFEKPLIVKIDGKKNKGVIFKA